From the Candidatus Methylomirabilota bacterium genome, one window contains:
- a CDS encoding response regulator, which translates to MARHRILVVDDEENLRDVLVEVLKRDGHEVQSAGDGIEGLRLTRDSRYDLVITDLRMPGLEGPALYEALRQQYPDDPPRVIFMSANTGLEEYARFLADTGEPALEKPFNLADMRQVVQQVLARKPRA; encoded by the coding sequence ATGGCCCGCCACCGCATCCTCGTGGTGGACGACGAGGAGAACCTGCGCGACGTGCTGGTGGAGGTGCTCAAGCGGGACGGCCACGAGGTGCAGAGCGCCGGCGACGGCATCGAGGGCCTGCGCCTCACCCGGGACAGCCGCTACGACCTCGTGATCACCGATCTCCGGATGCCGGGCCTCGAGGGTCCCGCGCTGTACGAGGCGCTGCGGCAGCAGTACCCGGACGATCCGCCGCGGGTCATCTTCATGAGCGCCAACACCGGCCTCGAGGAGTACGCGCGCTTCCTCGCCGACACCGGCGAGCCCGCCCTCGAGAAGCCGTTCAACCTGGCCGACATGCGCCAGGTCGTGCAGCAGGTCCTCGCCCGGAAGCCGCGCGCGTAA